The sequence below is a genomic window from Ignavibacteria bacterium.
CAATCCAACAAGAGACAGCGCATTGAAAATTTTTCGCTTTATTTCTTTTTTAGGTGAAGTAACAGAATGCAGAACAAATGATAAATTCTCTTCTATCGTCCGATCGTTCAATAATCGAAAATCTTGAAAAATAATTCCAAGCTTTCTTCGAAGCATTGGGACATACTTTTCCTTCATAAATTGAGAGTTAAATTCTCCGACTGCAACTATCCCCGATTTCGGAATCAAATCCATATAAATTAATTTTAGAACTGTCGTTTTCCCGGAACCGCTCGCACCTATCATATACAACAATTCACCGGATTCCATTACAAAATTAATTCCATTCAGAACTGAATGCCCAGCGTAATCAAAATAGACCTTTTCAAATGAGAGTATCATTTAAATGAACTCCGATTTTGGTAAATTTTTTCTGCACACTTAATCGCTACGATCATACTTTTTGGATTCGCAAGATTTTTCCCTGCTAAGTTAAATCCTGTTCCATGATCTGGACTAGTCCGGATGAGAGGAAGACCAGCAGTAAAATTAACTCCTTCATTAAAATTTAATAATTTGAAAGGAACAAGGATTTGGTCGTGGTACATTCCAACTACACAATCAAATTTTTTGTAGCACTTCTGTCCATAAAAACCGTCTGCAGAAAAAGGACCTCGATATATTACTCTTTTGGAATTTAATTTCTTTATAACAGGACTGACGATTTCTTTTTCTTCAGTTCCGATTAGACCACTTTCACCTGCATGTGGATTTAATCCAAGTACAGCAATTGTTGGAGACAACTTTCGGAAATCTTGTTTTAAACTATCTTTAATAACGGAAAATTTTTTTTCGAGAAGATCACGGGATATTATTCGAGAAAGTTTCTTAATTGGTTCGTGAATTGTTGCAAGAGCCGCTATCATTATTTTAGAGAGAAACATCATAGCATAATTATCAGTTCGAAAACGATTTGCAAAAATTTCAGTGTGTCCTGGAAACTTCGAACCGGCTTTCAAAATTGCTTCCTTAGATATCGGTGAAGTTACTATGACATCTATAACTTTTTCATCCCAGAGTTTTATTGACTCGGAAATCGAAGTTAGAGCAATATTCCCTGAACTTTGACTCGGAGCGCCATATGATATAGTAGATTTACCGAGATCAACAAATTCACAGTTTGAATAATCGCTGAGTTTATTTCTTGAGATTTGATTTAGGAAAACATTTTTTGGCCCAATTAAATAATACTTGTAATCTTTCTTTAATTGCTTGATTGACTTAATCGCAATCTCGGGACCAATTCCATTAATATCTCCACACGTTATGCCAATTTTCAACATGTGTTATTTCTTTATTTTAAAGTTTCCGCTTCGATCATCATCAACAAAAATAAATTGGTGATTTATCTGCCCTTCGTACTTCCAAATTTCGATGGCTTTTCCATCTTGACTAAAACTGCGCTCATTGGTTTTTGGTGTACCATACAGCAAGTAAATTTTTCCACGATCGCTCAATGCTCCATCTTGAATTTGAAGACTTTTGAATGTTACAGTCGCAAAATCTGCACGATGATAGAATTCTGCCATTAATTCATTAAAGGGGGTGTTTGGGGTAGGATCAAATTTTTTCCATGCTTGAAAAAGTTCAATGTACTTCGCTTCATCTGAATATGATGTGATCTCTTTTGTAAAATCTTTTTCAAAAATAAATTCAGCCAGTCTAACCGATGCAGATATATTTTTTAAGTATTCCGGCTTATTAAACCAAACAACTTTGAATGGGATTTTTTCTTTAGTATTTGAATTAAATTTTAAGAAGTAATTACCTTCCAATAGTTTTAACTTTTCGAAGTTGTAAAGCGATAAATCAGATGAGTAACCATTTACTCGTTCAACTTCAAAGATACTATTTTCGAATTCAACAATAATCTTTTGTTCAGTTGGCTTATATGGAAGTACAAGAAGGTTTTTCGTCGCATCAAATGAGTATACATTTGAAAACTTCGTAAGAATCGAATCTGAAAAAATGATTCTTACATCTTTCTCACTGATAAAGATAGGCATCATTTTCGGCTCGGATGTTAATGAAAAATTGAATGGGGGTAATCTCAACTCAACATTTCTATTTACATCATTTAATGACAATTTCGCTTTCAACATTTCCTTGGGAAGAGATAATAAGAATTTATTCGAATAAAATAGTTCTTTAGAAATAGTCTGTTCATAAGCTGCACAACTTAGATTAACTTCTATAATCTGCCTATCAATTACAAAATCTTTCTCATCTAATATCTCTAATTGAACTTGAACATTGGCTTTGAATGTATCTGATACTGTCTTGTTGAAGATTAATAGATCGTGCCTAATATTAAAATTAAGAACAAAATTCTCTTTCACTTGAGGTGGATTAATCCAGATGGAATGTTGGAATTTATTCCCATCAATTTGGGAGTATAAGAAGCTAATCTGTGTCAAAAAAAATAGGAAGCTAAAAAGGATTTTCATTTAATAATTACCATCTTTTTCAAATTGATAAATGAATCTGTTCTGAGTTCGTAAAAATAAACTCCACTTGATAAATTGAAGTAAGATGAATTCAATTCAATTGAATAATCGCCAGCAGGTTTAACTTCATCCACCAGTGAAACTACTTCTCTTCCAATCAGATCATAAACCTTGATCTTAACATGCGAAGTTATGGGGATTTGATATTTAATAATCGTGGATGGATTGAATGGATTAGGGTAATTTTGATGCAAGACAAAATTTCTTGGCAATCTTTTTTCATTTCCATCATTAATCGAAGTAGAAAGATCAAAGTAGCTGAAGATTGAATTCATCAATGCGGTTCTTGATAATTGGCCAATAATTGTCTCGAATGGAAATCCCATCACCATCACTCCACCATTTTTGCTTCCACCTTCAAATAAACCTTTGAAACCCACAGCTGCAATTCGAGAATTTGCATAACGCAAAAGCACTTGACTTCCTCCAATTGTGTCAAGTGCATCAGGATAATCTTCGTTGTATGGAGAACCTGCTGAAACTAATCCATAATTGAAATTTAAACTTTGAAATAGGGTACCAGCCTCGCCATTAATCGTGAGACTGCCTGAATTATCCATCAAATAACCGGATTTCAAAAAATTATTAAAAAATAATTTATCCTGTGATGTTCCATTACTGAAAAGATCATATCCAATTTCCGAACCAGTCACAAATAATTTCCCGCCTTGCCGCAAATACTGTTTTACAATTTCCTGCTCAAGAGAGCTAAATGCTTCATCTGATGTGGATTCATCCCCTAAAAACCAAATCACCAAGTCA
It includes:
- a CDS encoding ATP-binding cassette domain-containing protein; the encoded protein is MILSFEKVYFDYAGHSVLNGINFVMESGELLYMIGASGSGKTTVLKLIYMDLIPKSGIVAVGEFNSQFMKEKYVPMLRRKLGIIFQDFRLLNDRTIEENLSFVLHSVTSPKKEIKRKIFNALSLVGLSHRRNSYPHQLSGGEQQRVVIARAIINDPILILADEPTGNLDPDTSSQIVDILKDINARGTAVLIATHNYEIVKKNPARTLKLQDEKLYMVNIISS
- the pdxA gene encoding 4-hydroxythreonine-4-phosphate dehydrogenase PdxA; this encodes MLKIGITCGDINGIGPEIAIKSIKQLKKDYKYYLIGPKNVFLNQISRNKLSDYSNCEFVDLGKSTISYGAPSQSSGNIALTSISESIKLWDEKVIDVIVTSPISKEAILKAGSKFPGHTEIFANRFRTDNYAMMFLSKIMIAALATIHEPIKKLSRIISRDLLEKKFSVIKDSLKQDFRKLSPTIAVLGLNPHAGESGLIGTEEKEIVSPVIKKLNSKRVIYRGPFSADGFYGQKCYKKFDCVVGMYHDQILVPFKLLNFNEGVNFTAGLPLIRTSPDHGTGFNLAGKNLANPKSMIVAIKCAEKIYQNRSSFK
- a CDS encoding GWxTD domain-containing protein, whose protein sequence is MKILFSFLFFLTQISFLYSQIDGNKFQHSIWINPPQVKENFVLNFNIRHDLLIFNKTVSDTFKANVQVQLEILDEKDFVIDRQIIEVNLSCAAYEQTISKELFYSNKFLLSLPKEMLKAKLSLNDVNRNVELRLPPFNFSLTSEPKMMPIFISEKDVRIIFSDSILTKFSNVYSFDATKNLLVLPYKPTEQKIIVEFENSIFEVERVNGYSSDLSLYNFEKLKLLEGNYFLKFNSNTKEKIPFKVVWFNKPEYLKNISASVRLAEFIFEKDFTKEITSYSDEAKYIELFQAWKKFDPTPNTPFNELMAEFYHRADFATVTFKSLQIQDGALSDRGKIYLLYGTPKTNERSFSQDGKAIEIWKYEGQINHQFIFVDDDRSGNFKIKK